The genomic region AGATTACAGAATAAGACACATTGAGGGAGAATCAATGGTAGAAATGAATTGTCTGTTAAACATTAGTTTCATTACAGTACTGAAGAAGTAAATAAATTATAGTCTGGCAAATTATATTTGCATTGCACATTATGATTAATGATATTAATCTAATAACTGGTAACTTCCTTGCATCTTATTTATATAACAGGACAAAGAAgcttttttatgccttttattGAAAGACAGTCCCTAACTGGCTGCCACAGCCATTCTGCTGAACTATGACGGCACGTCTATTCAGGGACACCGTTGGACAATACGTTTTTGTAATAGTTTCCTCTCGGCTTTTGTTTTGATGTAATCaatttctctctttgtttccccctgatttaaattttttttgtgatttgcaTTTTGTGGATCTGTTTTTCAAttgtaaacatgtaaaatgtccatacagttgaatcaacacctttCTGACACAATCTGCACAAAAACCTAATGTGATACACTTCATAAATTTAGGATTTATTTATCAGAATTCTCTTTTAGATTACAATTAGattatcagagagtgtgtgcaGCCAAACTAACATGGCATGTCTCTCAAACAACGATGAGGTAACTTGCTAGTAAAGAAAGTTTGGAACGGATTTGATTGTGATACTGGACATCAGTAGACATTTTCTTGATACTTGCCTGAAGTGCTttactcttaaaaaaaaataaaaataaaatattaatttgtAAATGTATGTCTATCCCTGATTATTTCAGTCTCAGTCTTACTGTTAAAGAAGTATGAGTATAATGCACATTCTTGAAGAAAGCATTGAATAATATTTGTTTAGAGACTGCTTAAAACAGCCTGTGTACTGTCCCTCTGTCTTTGTTTACTTTAGCCCCTTTGAGTATGCATATACAATGAAGAGGCGTGTGGAGGACCAGGAACCAATATTTGCGCCCCAGCAACAGCAAACACGTCGTCCCCCAGTTCAAGGCATTGCAGACAGCTTCCAGCACCGGGCCCTCACCCCGGCCTCTGCTGTGATAGAGGCAGCTGCAGACAACATGCAGCCATCCACAGGCATCCAGTATTCTCTCCCCCAAGGCTACCAGGTATGATGCCATCAATGTATTCGACTTGGACAGTAGCTTCCGGAGCAGGAGTTGGGTCTTAGATTAACTTTTACTAAGTGCCAAATTCTAGTAAAATTTGCCTTTAGTGGATATATGGATGTAAGTCAGAACCCACATTGGCTCAAAGCCTTTTAAAGGATGGAGGACAAAACTTTAAACTTCTGCAGCCTTTGTCTTTCCGGACCATTTTTAACTTCCTCTTACTGTGAGCTGATCTAATGAAAGGTAAACGATCCTGTATGTTTGAATGACTGCCTGTTTAAAGTGGCTCTTCTCAATGCAGCAGCATCTGAACTGAATTTTATTGAAAAGTAGGTGAAGTTTTAAGAAAAGCCCTTTTATTCAGTATAATTGTAATGATATGAACAATGCGTTTTGACATGACATGATTATATTTAAGCTTTATAGATCCTTAAAATCTAATAATTTCTTCCTTTTTGAAAAAGGTGCCTacaatgcctcagaacacaagTGGACACGGACATGGACATAACAATACTGCACCTCATGTTGGTCCCCACGCACACAGCCTGGCAGTTCAGTCCCAGGGCCCTGCATTGGTCCAAGGTCACGTTCATCCACCTGCACCCATGACTTCAACCCAAGGACAGCAGTTTCAGCGACTGAAGGTACCCTTACGtggacaaatacacacattttaaatagaGATGcgccgattacaactttctaggccgatttccgatttttcattgagtttgagctgccgataccgattttagccgattccgattccATATTTTCTaaccacacacaaatatttattttctcttttctttaatagaacattttacattttgcatagaacattttttgaacagataatctatcgctataaaatagaactatataaatttctcctggtgtgggaaattcactgtatttcgctgtctttgtactctgcacaatgacaataaagttgaatctaatctaatctaaaaaaaaaaaaaaaaaaaaaaatcacggtTACCTtggaacaatccagcaaatagacggtaccctagagtgctgttacctgaaacagatgatttaacgtcaccactcattttacatacagtttagcaacaaaactaaacgctgagtgaacattactacgtttttcatgtttgtttggagcgctatgcatccccactaacctggaaagcgttttaaaacagtaacagcgtgtcggaggaatacacagTCTTCTGCAGCGGGGCATCAGAGACAGGGACCGTCACCGcagcgtttgctaacgttagcttcttgtctcatctgggggctgataaacagtaaattcatcaaagtcagtgtgcccaactctattttccaataaactgtagctgtgagTGCGGTTTTCTTGTTCCAGTTgcctcagaggggagagagagcggctgaCCGTTGgcctgagatcagtagagcaaactgctctgcagagccgtgtataactacgactttatgacatttcataaacagctgatggagCGGCGGTGCTTGTGCACGTGCGGTGTTGATGTTGCGCGATGTTTATTATGCGGCGCCCGAgtgcatttgaccggcataaaatcgttttttcattttcatttttgactttttactTTGTAGGTTGAAGATGCCTTATCCTATCTGGATCAAGTGAAGCTGCAGTTTGGAAACCAGCCACAAGTTTATAATGATTTCCTTGATATTATGAAAGAGTTCAAGTCACAGAGGTGAGGACTCATTTTATCGGCATCATTTGGAGAAAATCCATAAATAGTATATCGATGTGTCGAGTTTAAGCATGTAACGTGCAGAACAATATCTGTGGGCCCAGTTGACGATGAATCTGATACTAAATTACTGTCACTTGTTCTGTTGTTACAGCATAGACACTCCTGGAGTCATTAACCGTGTGTCCCAGCTCTTCAAGGGCCACCCTGACCTCATTATGGGTTTTAACACGTTCTTGCCACCTGGATATAAAATTGAGGTTCAAACCAACGATCTAGTCAATGTGACCACGCCAGGTCAGATCCACTACATCACCCCTCATGGCATTTCTGTTCAGAACATCCCTATAAGTGGAGCATCCAGCCAACCTGCAAGCCACAACCAGCACCCGAGTCTGCCACAGGCGGGTCCACACActacccccaccaccaccaccaccattaccccgcccacccccacccccacccaacCTGCTCCAAAACAAACCAGCAAGGTAGACTATAAGCTTCTATATTGTATAACGTTTGCACACCAACCTGAATGTTTCCTTGGTGAGTGTAATGACATGCTTGTGCTCTTCTCTGCCAATCCCATAAGCCAATTCAGTCTCCAGCCCACACACCCACCAGCCAGCCCAACCCATCCATCCCATCCTACGCCTCGCCGCGCTCACCTTCGGTTCAGTCCCACGCTCCTGTAAGCAGCACGCCGTCCAGTGGGCCACCTCTCCAGAACAACCAGCCTGTGGAGTTCAACCACGCCATAAATTATGTCAACAAGATCAAGAACCGCTTCCAGGGTCAGCCAGACATCTACAAAGCCTTCCTGGAAATCCTTCACACATACCAGGTAAGAAAATAcacaccaataaaaaaaaaaaaaaatattcaggcaatgtacagtatacaggACTGTTTTTACCCAGTGGGGATACACTCAGCAGTAATCTCACAGCGTCTTTCTTTAAAATTATCCATTTTCCAGAAGGAACAACGAAATGCTAAAGAGGCAGGAAGCAACTACACCCCAGCACTGACTGAGCAGGAGGTCTACACTCAGGTGGCAAGACTCTTCAAGAACCAGGAAGACCTGCTCTCAGAGTTTGGACAGTTCCTGCCAGATGCAAACAGCTCAATGGTAAGTCTCTGTGAACACACTTCTTCAGCGTCGGCCATTATAACTGGACTTCATTAAACTAAAGTGATTTGGTTTTGTAATTGGTCTTGACTGTGGAAACAAAGtctttatgttaaaaaatggtcAGCCTTTGTAGTAGTGTTAAATTTTAATGGAAtatcacaaaaacaacacaaaaataaccggccatcggacagtctggcgaggtcagtgactcgagtctgttcggtgtgttccgtgccgtcgtccgtcggccttcattttaaCCGACCTGTCTTGCTGGGTTGGAGGGCGGTCAGTCGGattcaatgaccaatctgattggtggagtgctaacccggaaatgacgagcgggatgagcgtgactagcgTCTCTCAAAATGTGACgaaaatctgttaaactgacctttgtcgatctgaaatgaaggccgattcagcaactgcatggcctatttgtcgcttaaaatgttttcagaaacacgtttctgtGAACTATTtccgtaaaatatgagatcgtattccaaacgagccgccagGAGGGTCTGGTTTTGAAATtccggagaagccagacccacgtgacgcgtccaatcagctgccggttttcattttttgggcgacaatacagagtAGCGCCTCCtactgttatggagacgtattacgtctcgcgcacgcgcagaacgtacgctcaagtcggcatcgcttcggtgtgttccgaggcacttttttgaccaactcgccgggttggtgtgtcagagccctTAGGGCAACTGGTCTATAATAATTTAAAATCAGTGGTTTTGCTGTTTTTTGGCACTGTTGGTAAGAAAAATGTAAGCAAACTTTCCATGTTTTGGGAATAAAGTAAATAACAGCACATTTGAAACAATTGTCTAAACATCAGAGTCACTTGTTTTCCACATTCATTAAGTACCCTTACTGTCTCTTATTCTGTCAGGACAGGCTtccctttttttattctttattgagCTTCTATGAAATTGACCGaattacacacattttctttgaTGTTTCCTGTTCATCTTTTGATACTTCTTTTTGGTGAGATTATGAAGTGTGATGCTCTTTTCAGCTGCTGTGCAAGGCTACACCAGACAGGGCAGAGTCGGTGCGTAATGATCATGGCGGCACAGTAAAGAGACCCTTACTGAACAGCAAACAGAGACTGAGCCAGAATGGCATGCCAATCAGGAGACCTGCTGGAGTGGGAGCCACACCGCCTGTCAAGGTACACACCACTCTACATGCCGACTGTCTGCATATATTcggctgtttgtttgtttctgctgTATTATAGATCAGAAATGTCAGTATGCTGCAAAGGGAATTTGTCTCCAATTTATATTTGAGGGTAGACTAAATATTAGAAACGCATCACAAACAGTTCAGCAGCATCTTCACCGAActacagcctccaaaatgacTTGTTGCACCTGTTGGAGTTAGACAACTCACCGTtgtaacaaaaactaaacatcaTAAAGCGTGATTTACACTTCTGtgtaaaatctacgccgtggctacgtccgtaggtagggttgggcatcgtttggattttaacgattctgattccaattgcgattcttcCTCTCAATTCctattctttgaggggtggagttgaaatggGTCTCAtgcttattttcacaaataagagaaaagttttattttgattcaatggtgggttgcagttttacagctttttcaacgtaaaataaagccccactagagcgctgcttactgcgctccaaggctgcaacgcAACAAGCGCccggccgctacggaaaccaaaacttgcgcatattaaattgggaagcgatgatcgtatttgaaaccaaatccgattccaataaagaaacgattctactgaaatcgtaatttttgaaacgattccaagtaggaatcgtttctcgatgcccaaccctatccgtaggtacgtggagacacggaccatacgccgtagcctgacgtgcacctctcgaaaatgTATCAACACGCACGTCGTGTCTTGTCAGCGGTGTATTTCTCCCTTCTCATTtccgggttctccttctccataaacaatatgaaatcaaagagagggttaacttttcctgctacagatttcccactgtggtcagaaagcacaggggagacactttgtttctctcactatgagtCTAGagtcgctccgaagctaatcgccgtctctctcactctccctcgctctaccacacacacacacacacacacacacacacacacacacacacacacacacgctggctcgacgcacaccccaacgcacaagtataaacatcaggccagttacgtaggctacggcgaaagatGTGTGAGGAGCCTCCGCAGAatcataaatcacgcttaatgtaggcaggatttattgcagggctgTATTATTAGATTATTAGTTTTAGCTACGTTTaccagatacatttttttaactggGTGTGTTTAAATCTACCCAAACGTAATGATAATATTCTCTTGTATTGGAACATTTTAAAACCTGTTTGAGAGCCTGCTGCGCAAGTCATCATTTTGTCCTGTACCCTCACAGAAGAAGCCCAAAATATTGGGGAAGGAGCATGGCATGACTGAAGTCAGCAAACACAGCACCAGCACCGAAACTATGTTCTTTGAGAAGGTCAGTGTTTTTATATTCAGTACCAGTATTGTTTAGTTCAAGTCCTGCAATAACAAGATGACAACCAAAATatttctggaaaaaaaagtaatctcaATGGAAagtttgttcatttatttttgtgccaTCACTGAACACACTTTAACAGGTTAAGAAGGCTCTTCGGAGCTCTGAGGCGTACGACAACTTCCTGCGTTGCCTTCACATTTTCAATCAGGAAGTGATCTCTCGTGCTGAGCTGGTCCAGTTAGTCATCCCATTTCTTGGGTGAGtttaaacatgcacacacactgtcgTGTATGCTTTATTGCCTCTGTAATTGTACTGTTGTGCATTGTATCTAAATAATAACGCTAAAAATAACAGTTGTAAACAGGCATTCAGTACTGTGGAGATATGAAGTAGAACtatgtcagttttttttgttagtgtcagtatttaagtattttctgatataacatCATGCCCCATGTTGCACCTGTTGGAATTAGATTTGATTGGAATATAGTATTGATTTCATATAAGTTAGGGTAAAACTTTGTTTATCCCGAGGGAAATTGTTGTGCAACTGTAATAATACAAAGTGGGAAAGAGTgcacataaaacaaaatatgaacaataacatTATAAGGTGCAAGAAACAGATGTACACAGTATCTGTTTCAACATTCATGTACATCACATATACTTATATCACTGAAAAATATCTACTATCAATGTTGCTCAATATCTGTCAACCACCCGGGCCCCAGTCGCACTACTATTTGTTTATCTCACATACGTTTTTGcatgattgacagaaaattccCGGAGCTTTTTACATGGTTTAAAAACTTCCTGGGCTACCGAGAGTCTAGTCACGGGGAGTCGAGCCATGCAGAGAGTTTACCCAAGGAGCGTGCAACAGAGGGCATCGCCATGGAGATTGACTATGCTTCCTGTAAGAGGCTGGGGTCCAGCTATAGAGCACTGCCGAAAAGCTACCAGCAGCCCAAGTGCACAGGAAGGACGCCGCTGTGCAGAGAGGTGAGTCACTGAAGAAAGCCTGCTTGATAAAGGGTATTTTTCTCATGATAACCTGTTTATTTTCTCCCACAGGGCCACTAGGTAAGATGGTATCAATGTATTTGAGCTTTTGTTCTTgtagatttaacatttactaGACACCATACAGCTTACAgcttgattcaatggtgggttgcagttttacagctttgTGCTTTTAGTGGATAAATGGACAAAAGTTAATAATAAGTAACTTATTTGGCAATTAAACAAAGTATGGATAcaactaaagattattttcattttggattAATTTGTTGGTAAATTGTTTGATTGAACATTTAGTCTAAAAACACCAAATGTCCATTACAACTTAATAGAGCTTAAAATGATTTCTTCACACAGTATTTATTATAAGAGTAAAGACAGAACCTCCGACTCTTTGAAGATATGGCAATCTCTTATAAATTTAactttattcatttttacattaatgttaGGGACTATGACAACAGTGTTATCTGAGTGCATTTCTTGTGTTGTTTGATCTGTTTgttggttggtttgttttgagtttttatatttttttagagcccgaccgataaaggattttttaaggccgatatcgatacaaatatttggtgatttaaaaatccgatattccgatatatcggccgatatatatatatatatatatatatatatatatatatatatatatatatatatatatatatatatatatatatatatatatatatatatatataaaagaaaaaatccagaaatgcgtaacaaaacataaacagatttccgtTTTCAGTTATTTGTggcctcactaaaataatatgataatgcagtttaaaaataaactttgttttattgtcataacagaacagaggaacatcaaaatatattaaagttctgataaataaaatgtataaaaatacaaacttaagatatgaaactaaatgaaaacaaaaacacaataacaacaaaaaagtgttgccaacagggacgttgtagagcgccctgtGGTGGAAAACTATGCAAcaccaacactcataacatggttgaagggtgtttcgtccatttttattttattttttaaatattcatttatcggccactATAaatgccgataacgatagtttggaaaatgcctaatatcggcccacCGACATATCAGTCTggctctaatatatatatatatatatatatatatatatatatatatatatatatatatatatatatatatatatatatatatattaatccattccatattgatgtTTGACCAGGAGCTGTTCTAGCCGCCAttagactgtaaaatgaaggagggagacgagaatgtgctgcctggatcattgattggaacatttacttgtaaaaaatcttcttcctgccaaccctggctaccgaaatctggtcccactgatatgcctgcgcttctctctgattctctgaaacaggcaacacaaacaccgctgaacgtgacgctagttaacactatactagacagcagctaacgttagcctcccgctagctagtagctggattaaacacggttaaaatgctgacagctaacactaaacggtgtaaagtttgactgtgttttttactgtagaggattcaacacatgtaacaatctgcagttgccgtcggaaaaacaacacagacggtgcgttcaatgaaactggtaaactacagcgtcgtggtgcattttaagttattgtaaatgtccttttcccatctggtggttgtttttgtcgttcaacagcaatttactatgaaataagttaatgttattgttatacattattattaaatcatttaattttgaccatatggccttagcaataaacacgccgttctttaatgtcaccgactgttgtatagtacccttcttttttcttttctttttttactttcttaaaaagtatcggttcaggcaccgttaattatgtatgcgattaattttgattaattaatcacagagtatgtaattaattagataaatttttttaatcgattgacaaacgattaaaatatttaatcgcgattaatcacattgtcatagttaactcgcaattaatcgcacatttttatctattctaaatgtccctagatttctccttgtcccattatttttttttttctcatttgaaaagtggatcggcttgctttgtgcaaatgtttttattgaaaacagCATTGGCATATACTGTACTGTTCAATTACACACTAACATTCTCACTTGGAGAAGTCATTCACAGCAAAT from Sander lucioperca isolate FBNREF2018 chromosome 3, SLUC_FBN_1.2, whole genome shotgun sequence harbors:
- the LOC116043401 gene encoding paired amphipathic helix protein Sin3a-like isoform X2, whose protein sequence is MKRRVEDQEPIFAPQQQQTRRPPVQGIADSFQHRALTPASAVIEAAADNMQPSTGIQYSLPQGYQVPTMPQNTSGHGHGHNNTAPHVGPHAHSLAVQSQGPALVQGHVHPPAPMTSTQGQQFQRLKVEDALSYLDQVKLQFGNQPQVYNDFLDIMKEFKSQSIDTPGVINRVSQLFKGHPDLIMGFNTFLPPGYKIEVQTNDLVNVTTPGQIHYITPHGISVQNIPISGASSQPASHNQHPSLPQAGPHTTPTTTTTITPPTPTPTQPAPKQTSKPIQSPAHTPTSQPNPSIPSYASPRSPSVQSHAPVSSTPSSGPPLQNNQPVEFNHAINYVNKIKNRFQGQPDIYKAFLEILHTYQKEQRNAKEAGSNYTPALTEQEVYTQVARLFKNQEDLLSEFGQFLPDANSSMLLCKATPDRAESVRNDHGGTVKRPLLNSKQRLSQNGMPIRRPAGVGATPPVKKKPKILGKEHGMTEVSKHSTSTETMFFEKVKKALRSSEAYDNFLRCLHIFNQEVISRAELVQLVIPFLGKFPELFTWFKNFLGYRESSHGESSHAESLPKERATEGIAMEIDYASCKRLGSSYRALPKSYQQPKCTGRTPLCREVLNDTWVSFPSWSEDSTFVSSKKTQYEEHIYRCEDERFELDVVLEANLATIRALEAVQRRLSRMSAEEQLRFKLDNTMGGSSEVIHRKAIQRIYGDKAHDIIDGLKKNPAVSVPIVLKRLKMKEEEWREAQRGFNKIWREQNEKYYLKSLDHQGINFKQNDTKVLRSKTLLNEIEMLYDDHQDRASEETATPPPSGPHITQCYEDSQIMEDAAALIIHHVKRQVGIQKEDKYKIKQIIHHFIPDLLFARRGELSDVEEEEEEEEEEEDMEMDPGGPKKHNGLPGSSPSKSKLLFGNTAAQKLRGTDDAYNMFFVNNYWYIFLRLHHILCSRLLRIYGQAEKQIEEDAREREWEREVLGLKREKNENPAIQLKMKEPMDVDVEDYYSVFLEMVRNLLDGNMEPIQYEDSLREMFTIHAYIAFTMDKLIQSIVRQLQHLVTDDVCTRVTDMYLSESANKATGGLLSTQTSRATAEGTYQRKAEQLMSDENCFKLMFVKSRGSVSLAMELLDTEEENSDEPAEAERWSDYVGRYLNSDSASPELREHLSQKPVFLPSPRSPVPSVIHISLE